CGGCTATTATGTCACGGTACAGAGATATCAATTCAACGGGTGGTTGACATCCGTCGTCTATCGAGAAAGGGTAATAGCCCTCGTGCTGATTAGTAGAACTTTCAAAATGGAACTagaaagcaattaaaaaataagaaattacacaAACTCGcgataaaattgacaaattaacGACGCGCATGcacatatgtaattatatatttctaataatatgttacattaCCTTAGTCGAAGGACACAGTCTAAATGTTACGAGTCTTTTGggaatgaattttaataaatattccttAATCGTAAGTTGTTTAGGCGAGATGAAGCAGAAGACTTTTTTTGGTTTGGAAAACCTCTCTCCTTGCATGCCCAGGAGCTTCGCGACGTAACAAATATCGGGATCCTTGGACGCTACGTTATTATGCACCATTCTCGCGACGGAACCTAATAATGAATAAGAGAAGCGATATACACGAGCTTTTATACTATCAATCAAGTAGGAAAATGTCCAATGTAAAAGAGACATTATTTTTCACGTACTTTCGAGCACAATGATATCAAAGTCTCCGTTGTGCAACTGCAATCCCGCTAAACTGACAGTCGCATGATAACATCCGCCTTTCGGAAAGCTTACTTTCAAACGAATTCTTTGATTTGGAGAATCGTAGTCGAGTTGAATACTGCAGTCTACCATCGAGCCTTTATCTCCTATACTACCGATCTACGATGAACGCAGACGtgaataattagataatgaTAGTTGAGAATTTTTTACTCTCGCAATGTATTTTACCTGagtaatattaacattatagcCTTCAGTAGGTTGATCCCTGAGCCCAAATATGCACAGATTGTCATATTCGTCGCGTGGTTCTATTGTCATCGAATGTGCTATTCCGGCTGTACAAACGACTGTAGAACTTTGTCGTACGAAGACCGTCTTATTTGGATCCGGAGGGCCtacattaaagtatatatttcacgatataattttacaaattcttCGATCAACAAATtttgaatcaatttttatcaaataaaaatatcgagaaataattgtattttatttactgccaattttcaatttcgaaTCTTAAAGACCTATTCTAGCTTATAAACCTGCAAAtctattaatgtataaagattaaataaaaaaaaaaaaaaaaaaaaaaataaataaataaagtttcgcttaaatttttaaatttaatttctgaaaaCGAATCCTCgatcacataatttaaaaaccatgtatatttttgtttacagTTATTAAAGTGATTGTAAGGTACTTTTGTCGCATTGTTCATGTGTAATGTATTAGATTCGTATCgactttattttacatgtatcaaGCGTACGTACCAGGAAGGAAATTCTTAAGAAACGGGCTGCCATGAACATGACACGATCCGATAAGTACAGCTATTCGATATTGTCCCGCATGGCGGACAGTAAACTTGACTACTGCAGTATTCGCAGCTAAAGGGTCGGTGCCTCCCAGTTCTATTAACGTAGCCACCCTACGCGTATCTTCCGTCACCTCCACGATCAAGTTATCCTTGTCGCATATCGGATACGGCTGACCGTTGCGCTGATAAAactgcaaataaatatttttacgcatgtaatctacatacatataattagcAGCCAAAATATATGACGAATCAGAACGTCATTTTTGCTACTGCTAATTACGCAtgatttatttcattgaatTATAGTTTTGAAATCTAGATTGTTGTATTCAACTTTTTCAACACTTGGAACCTcgtaacattatatttttacagtggtgcgttaaaataattgtttttctatGAATGCGCTTTACGTTTCACGCGGATTCTTTTGAATGTAAATATCCGCGGTGACAGTCACTTTACTCACTTTTACCGTAAAAGTCATCGTTTCACCGACCAGCTGAGGCTCTTCCCACTCGAAATGAACGCGGCAGTTACTcggtaataaatattttcctgtGACGTACTGCAGAAGAGAATGTTTCGCTTCGGGTGCCAGAGCGGGCTGCGTCATAGCAGCCAGGGTAACCAGCCCTGCCACCGACACGGAAACTACGAGCATACCGCCTGGCGAGTATATAAGTTATTTGTTAGTTTTACACGTTCAATCAATGGTCTCTTCTTTCAAACGTGTATAAAAAGttcaaagagaaaagagaattaaCAAACAGTAATgacatattgaatataaagagaaaactgAATCTGTTTTATTGCTTTCTCTTTAAGcgtatactattttaatttttgatattgaaCATcggtaattaataataatttttatagcaagtgtttaattatttgttaatttattattactattatttttccggtaataagatttttgtgtgttttatattttatgccgCGTAAAGATAGTACAAGAATCATTTCCGTTAAAATTGCAGTTTTTCAAACTGTTACTATTGTGGCAGATCCACGAGGCATACGACAATGAATTCCCGTTCCGGAGGAAGGATTTCGTTTCAccaaaatagagagaaaatagTGCTACATAAACTCGTACCCCATGTCCAAGCGTCCTGATGTTGGCTGTTCTTCACAACGGCACTCCACAGATCCGCTTTTAGAGTTTCTAAATCTTCCTTTGAAGTAGGCAACGTCTGCCTGGCCTGGATCCACCGCGGTAGATCCTTGCCAAGGGCTGCTCGTGCCGCATTGTCCTCCACCCAGTACACATCCTCCAGGGACATCACCTCCATCTGCATCAACCTGACAAAGTACATCTTCAAAGTATACGCTCGAAATACACCTGATGAAGCATACCTTTGCAGGCCTCCTAGAGAAAGCCCGTTTATTTTAGCGAATAAGAAACGAACTAGGAAGAAAAGATTGTATGGTAAGGAAAATTTGATGTAACATTCCAATGTAATTCagaatttgttaatttatcatGAATGATTGAGGTAAACtgtattatttagatttttctgcagtgttataataaaatctaaattattcatacatataaattgtattatattatacatttaaatttgtatcattaaacttattcgataattaaaaaaaaaaaaaaaaaaaaaaacagtttctTAAATAAGTTCTGTTAATTATTGcgttataattgtattattaagcTTAATTTTATCTGACTTTTTATACTTGTCCAAATTTCACttacttttgataataattgtgtAGGCCATGATCTGTCAACCATTGACGTAGCACCAGCCTCTGCTGCAGCAGACGCGCGGCGCGTTGTAGACGTTCTTCATCCTGAGCCGGAAGCTCGGGAAGCGCATCGACCTCACCGCAACTCGCGAGGGTCGAAATGCCTGttaaaaagaggaaaatttcacatttttttgatacaaatatatgcgattaatttgatactaaaaaaaaaaaaaaaaaaaacgagacgATAATTCGGACatcaaaaatgag
This sequence is a window from Anoplolepis gracilipes chromosome 10, ASM4749672v1, whole genome shotgun sequence. Protein-coding genes within it:
- the LOC140670071 gene encoding apoptosis-resistant E3 ubiquitin protein ligase 1 isoform X1, with translation MARWSTVLSGVFLALSMVLSLGKLLMLAAGTGSNGELTEADQWLAEIGLAKYRPLFRNKGISTLASCGEVDALPELPAQDEERLQRAARLLQQRLVLRQWLTDHGLHNYYQKLMQMEVMSLEDVYWVEDNAARAALGKDLPRWIQARQTLPTSKEDLETLKADLWSAVVKNSQHQDAWTWGGMLVVSVSVAGLVTLAAMTQPALAPEAKHSLLQYVTGKYLLPSNCRVHFEWEEPQLVGETMTFTVKFYQRNGQPYPICDKDNLIVEVTEDTRRVATLIELGGTDPLAANTAVVKFTVRHAGQYRIAVLIGSCHVHGSPFLKNFLPGPPDPNKTVFVRQSSTVVCTAGIAHSMTIEPRDEYDNLCIFGLRDQPTEGYNVNITQIGSIGDKGSMVDCSIQLDYDSPNQRIRLKVSFPKGGCYHATVSLAGLQLHNGDFDIIVLESSVARMVHNNVASKDPDICYVAKLLGMQGERFSKPKKVFCFISPKQLTIKEYLLKFIPKRLVTFRLCPSTKFHFESSTNQHEGYYPFSIDDGCQPPVELISLYRDIIAATFTLFLLKNIGGSETFADKQDFFYHEVRKHHQKHYHEKLSMKVQRDKLLESSMKATKGFSVSDWCRNFEITFQGEQGVDWGGVRREWFELICATLFDVGNGLFASFGESQQALVHPNPKRPPHLKLKHYEFAGRIVGKCLYESALGGSYRQLVRARFTRSFLAQIIGLRVHYKYFEQDDPDLYLSKVKYILENDVEEMELYFVEEEYDKDGQLLKVAELIPGGSKIRVTNDTKLRYLDALAQHRLASSIRNEVDHFLRGLNELIPDNLLGIFDENELELLLCGTGEYSVADLRAHHIANGSSPEFLRVLDWFWTAVSNFTQEEMARLLQFTTGCSQLPPGGFQQLSPRFQITAAPTFANLPTAHTCFNQLCLPDYECYDHFERALLLAISEGTEGFGMI
- the LOC140670071 gene encoding apoptosis-resistant E3 ubiquitin protein ligase 1 isoform X2, which gives rise to MPDKNPGRRNGQRENKDFLAGEISSIGMSLRPSGSASSGISTLASCGEVDALPELPAQDEERLQRAARLLQQRLVLRQWLTDHGLHNYYQKLMQMEVMSLEDVYWVEDNAARAALGKDLPRWIQARQTLPTSKEDLETLKADLWSAVVKNSQHQDAWTWGGMLVVSVSVAGLVTLAAMTQPALAPEAKHSLLQYVTGKYLLPSNCRVHFEWEEPQLVGETMTFTVKFYQRNGQPYPICDKDNLIVEVTEDTRRVATLIELGGTDPLAANTAVVKFTVRHAGQYRIAVLIGSCHVHGSPFLKNFLPGPPDPNKTVFVRQSSTVVCTAGIAHSMTIEPRDEYDNLCIFGLRDQPTEGYNVNITQIGSIGDKGSMVDCSIQLDYDSPNQRIRLKVSFPKGGCYHATVSLAGLQLHNGDFDIIVLESSVARMVHNNVASKDPDICYVAKLLGMQGERFSKPKKVFCFISPKQLTIKEYLLKFIPKRLVTFRLCPSTKFHFESSTNQHEGYYPFSIDDGCQPPVELISLYRDIIAATFTLFLLKNIGGSETFADKQDFFYHEVRKHHQKHYHEKLSMKVQRDKLLESSMKATKGFSVSDWCRNFEITFQGEQGVDWGGVRREWFELICATLFDVGNGLFASFGESQQALVHPNPKRPPHLKLKHYEFAGRIVGKCLYESALGGSYRQLVRARFTRSFLAQIIGLRVHYKYFEQDDPDLYLSKVKYILENDVEEMELYFVEEEYDKDGQLLKVAELIPGGSKIRVTNDTKLRYLDALAQHRLASSIRNEVDHFLRGLNELIPDNLLGIFDENELELLLCGTGEYSVADLRAHHIANGSSPEFLRVLDWFWTAVSNFTQEEMARLLQFTTGCSQLPPGGFQQLSPRFQITAAPTFANLPTAHTCFNQLCLPDYECYDHFERALLLAISEGTEGFGMI
- the LOC140670071 gene encoding apoptosis-resistant E3 ubiquitin protein ligase 1 isoform X3, with translation MEAAVGLNRISTLASCGEVDALPELPAQDEERLQRAARLLQQRLVLRQWLTDHGLHNYYQKLMQMEVMSLEDVYWVEDNAARAALGKDLPRWIQARQTLPTSKEDLETLKADLWSAVVKNSQHQDAWTWGGMLVVSVSVAGLVTLAAMTQPALAPEAKHSLLQYVTGKYLLPSNCRVHFEWEEPQLVGETMTFTVKFYQRNGQPYPICDKDNLIVEVTEDTRRVATLIELGGTDPLAANTAVVKFTVRHAGQYRIAVLIGSCHVHGSPFLKNFLPGPPDPNKTVFVRQSSTVVCTAGIAHSMTIEPRDEYDNLCIFGLRDQPTEGYNVNITQIGSIGDKGSMVDCSIQLDYDSPNQRIRLKVSFPKGGCYHATVSLAGLQLHNGDFDIIVLESSVARMVHNNVASKDPDICYVAKLLGMQGERFSKPKKVFCFISPKQLTIKEYLLKFIPKRLVTFRLCPSTKFHFESSTNQHEGYYPFSIDDGCQPPVELISLYRDIIAATFTLFLLKNIGGSETFADKQDFFYHEVRKHHQKHYHEKLSMKVQRDKLLESSMKATKGFSVSDWCRNFEITFQGEQGVDWGGVRREWFELICATLFDVGNGLFASFGESQQALVHPNPKRPPHLKLKHYEFAGRIVGKCLYESALGGSYRQLVRARFTRSFLAQIIGLRVHYKYFEQDDPDLYLSKVKYILENDVEEMELYFVEEEYDKDGQLLKVAELIPGGSKIRVTNDTKLRYLDALAQHRLASSIRNEVDHFLRGLNELIPDNLLGIFDENELELLLCGTGEYSVADLRAHHIANGSSPEFLRVLDWFWTAVSNFTQEEMARLLQFTTGCSQLPPGGFQQLSPRFQITAAPTFANLPTAHTCFNQLCLPDYECYDHFERALLLAISEGTEGFGMI